A portion of the Corynebacterium ammoniagenes DSM 20306 genome contains these proteins:
- a CDS encoding globin codes for MRNSPVTSPSSVYEAIGGMPTFRNIVSGFYAQVPKDDILGPMYPDDDMAGAEDRLAWFLSQYWGGPPLFNENRGSPRMRMRHMNFPIDMAAHDRWLELMSNSLDQIDEETLPQAYRQMIWQHMQRMAGMLINKAP; via the coding sequence ATGAGGAATAGTCCCGTGACGAGCCCCAGCAGCGTTTATGAGGCGATTGGCGGCATGCCGACATTTCGCAACATTGTCTCCGGCTTCTACGCCCAAGTGCCGAAAGATGACATTCTTGGTCCGATGTACCCGGACGATGACATGGCCGGGGCTGAGGATCGCCTCGCGTGGTTCCTCTCCCAGTACTGGGGCGGACCACCGCTGTTTAATGAAAACCGTGGCTCACCACGGATGCGGATGCGCCATATGAATTTCCCGATTGATATGGCCGCGCATGATCGCTGGTTGGAGTTGATGAGCAACTCTTTAGACCAAATTGATGAAGAAACCCTTCCGCAGGCATATCGCCAAATGATTTGGCAGCATATGCAGCGAATGGCTGGGATGCTCATTAATAAAGCTCCCTAA
- the ald gene encoding alanine dehydrogenase, whose product MRIGIPAEIMNRESRVAATPASVSSLVQDGHEVFFQAGAGAGANFYDEEYQQAGANVVDSAQEAWESADLILKIKEPLEEEYKYLHKDLVLFTYLHLAASKSLTQALMDSGCTALAYETVTDKNGGLPLLTPMSQVAGRLAVIEGSYHLKSTEGGRGVLLPGVPGTKPARVVVIGGGQVGASAVAMAAGLHAEVTVLDLDPQVLQHIDEQYQGRVRTQISDPVTIAEELLEADLVIGAVLIPGAAAPKLVTEDMVKDMKPGAVLVDVAIDQGGCFENSQKTSHDDPTFNLHGKVFYCVANMPGAVANTSTRALTTATLRYVREIAAKGVDEAFERIPGLRNGLMTRDGELHSEPVRQALNL is encoded by the coding sequence ATGCGCATTGGTATTCCCGCAGAAATTATGAACCGAGAAAGCCGCGTGGCCGCCACCCCTGCGTCAGTCAGCTCATTGGTTCAGGACGGACACGAAGTCTTTTTTCAGGCCGGCGCAGGAGCCGGCGCGAACTTCTATGATGAGGAATACCAGCAAGCCGGTGCCAATGTTGTCGATTCCGCGCAAGAGGCGTGGGAATCAGCAGATTTGATTCTTAAGATCAAAGAACCGCTGGAAGAAGAATACAAGTACCTGCACAAGGACTTGGTGCTGTTTACCTATCTGCACTTGGCTGCATCTAAATCGCTGACCCAGGCATTGATGGATTCCGGTTGTACCGCGCTCGCATATGAGACCGTGACGGATAAAAATGGCGGCTTGCCGTTGTTGACCCCTATGTCTCAGGTTGCAGGGCGACTAGCAGTCATTGAGGGCTCGTATCATCTCAAGTCCACCGAAGGCGGCCGCGGTGTGCTCCTGCCAGGTGTGCCCGGAACCAAGCCAGCTCGCGTGGTTGTTATTGGTGGTGGCCAAGTAGGTGCGTCTGCCGTGGCGATGGCTGCTGGCTTGCACGCTGAGGTCACGGTATTGGACTTGGACCCGCAGGTGCTGCAACACATCGATGAGCAGTACCAGGGCCGGGTCCGGACCCAGATCTCTGACCCGGTCACCATTGCTGAAGAGCTTCTCGAGGCAGACCTCGTCATTGGTGCGGTGCTCATCCCCGGTGCAGCAGCGCCGAAACTGGTCACCGAGGACATGGTCAAAGATATGAAGCCTGGTGCCGTGCTGGTGGATGTCGCCATTGACCAAGGCGGCTGTTTTGAAAATTCACAAAAGACCTCACACGATGACCCAACGTTTAACCTTCACGGCAAGGTGTTTTATTGCGTTGCCAATATGCCCGGTGCGGTGGCAAATACCTCCACGCGCGCGCTGACGACCGCGACGCTGCGCTATGTGCGCGAGATTGCTGCCAAGGGTGTCGACGAGGCGTTTGAGCGCATCCCTGGTTTGCGAAATGGGCTGATGACCCGCGACGGTGAGCTGCACTCGGAGCCAGTGCGCCAGGCTCTAAACCTCTAG